Proteins co-encoded in one Candidatus Poribacteria bacterium genomic window:
- a CDS encoding FtsX-like permease family protein, with protein MSILESLTNALSALLANKLRSMLTMLGVIIGVGAIITTTSIGEGAKADVTERIQTLGANILAVRPGQSRFRGRGSADARKSLTVADMEALEARGQTFGYVTPEVSSRAQVKYLNKNANTTIVGTSPEYLVTANFTVEKGRFFTDSEIRYRQRVCVLGKTVVDNLFGEVEPVGQTVKIKNVGFHVVGVMKEKGASGWRNPDDQVFIPYSTAMKRVFGEDYLSSISIQANDGKLLEAAETEVTELLRKQHKIAPNKELDFHVRNQAEFMETLEESNQTFTNLILGIAVVSLVVGGIGIMNIMLVSVTERTKEIGLRKAVGAQRSDILAQFLVESTSLALVGGVIGIGVGIAGAELVTSFWEWRTLVSPMYGMVSFVVSALVGIFFGAYPAWKAAKLHPIDALRHE; from the coding sequence ATGAGTATCTTGGAGAGTCTTACAAACGCATTGAGTGCCTTGCTGGCAAATAAACTCCGATCTATGTTAACGATGTTAGGGGTGATCATCGGTGTCGGTGCAATTATAACCACGACCTCAATTGGTGAAGGCGCGAAAGCCGATGTCACCGAACGAATTCAGACGCTGGGTGCGAACATTCTCGCTGTTCGCCCAGGTCAAAGCAGGTTCCGCGGGCGCGGTTCTGCGGATGCCCGTAAAAGTCTCACTGTTGCGGATATGGAGGCGTTGGAGGCACGTGGGCAGACTTTTGGATATGTCACGCCGGAGGTGAGCAGCCGCGCACAGGTGAAGTACCTAAATAAAAATGCGAACACAACCATCGTTGGAACGTCCCCAGAATACCTCGTCACGGCGAATTTTACCGTTGAGAAGGGCAGATTTTTTACAGACTCTGAAATCCGGTACCGTCAACGCGTATGTGTCCTCGGCAAAACCGTTGTTGACAATCTCTTTGGGGAAGTGGAACCCGTCGGTCAGACCGTTAAAATTAAGAATGTCGGTTTCCACGTCGTAGGCGTTATGAAGGAGAAAGGCGCGAGCGGATGGCGAAACCCGGACGACCAAGTTTTCATCCCCTATTCCACCGCTATGAAGCGTGTTTTCGGAGAGGATTATCTCTCCAGCATCAGTATACAAGCGAATGACGGTAAACTCCTTGAGGCAGCGGAAACCGAGGTAACAGAGTTGCTCCGAAAGCAACACAAAATCGCCCCAAATAAAGAACTTGACTTTCACGTCCGGAACCAGGCAGAATTCATGGAAACCTTGGAAGAATCAAACCAGACCTTTACGAACCTGATTTTGGGGATTGCTGTCGTTTCTCTCGTTGTCGGCGGTATCGGCATCATGAACATTATGCTCGTCTCTGTAACGGAGCGGACGAAAGAAATTGGGCTTCGTAAAGCCGTTGGCGCACAGCGTTCCGATATCCTCGCTCAGTTCCTCGTGGAGTCCACAAGCCTCGCCCTCGTAGGCGGGGTCATTGGTATTGGGGTCGGTATAGCCGGCGCGGAACTGGTGACATCCTTCTGGGAGTGGCGAACCCTGGTCTCGCCGATGTACGGAATGGTTTCTTTTGTTGTTAGCGCGTTGGTAGGCATCTTTTTCGGGGCGTATCCGGCATGGAAAGCCGCAAAACTTCATCCAATTGATGCACTCAGGCACGAATAA